CAGACAGACCTTTTGATCGCCGCCGGGGAGACCGGCAAGGTGGTGAACATCAAAAAGGGGCAGTTCCTGGCCCCGTGGGACATGGTCAACAACATCGAAAAAGTGAAGTCCACCGGCAACGACAAGGTTCTGGTGACGGAACGTGGGACGACTTTCGGCTATAACACGCTGGTGACGGACATGGGCTCTCTGCACGAGATGTCCAAGTTCGGCGCCCCCGTGATATTCGACGCTGGGCATTCGGTGCAACGTCCCGGCGGGCTTGGCGCATCCACCGGCGGCAACCGCGAACTTATCCCCGTTCTTGCCCGGGCCGCCATCGGCGCCCGCGTGGCCGGGGTTTTTCTGGAGACCCATCCCGATCCGGCAAACGCCCCCTGCGACGGGCCGAACATGTGGCCCATGGGCGAACTGGAAGGATTGCTGGTACAGTTAAAAAGGATAGACGAGGTTGTGAAGAGTTTGTAAAGGCTTGGATTGGCGTGGCCAATACTTAATTTGGTTTATTCAATTTTTTTAATCAAATAGCCAAACCCAAACCGATAAAATTCTCAGTTTAAACAGCTGATATCACCTCTTTTTGCCCTTCATTCACTCCTTTCTTCCGTAAGTCTTGACAAATTAATCAATTATTTAGTATACTTACACCCGGTCTTACCGTTTTTCCAGTGGTGGAATGTTTCATGGCGGAAAAAGATTGTTCTCCGCGTCATGCCGCAGGTTTCGGCGATTTTGAGGAGTGGTTCGCCAACCTGGGTATCCCCGCAAGTCTCAACACCAGCAAAAAAGATGGCAGGGCGTCTGTAATCGCCATATCAGGCTCCTGCGGCGGCGCGGGCAAATCATTGGTGGCAGTAAACCTTGCCTCGGCATACGCCTCCACCGGGCTTAAGGCGGCGCTGGTGGACCTGTCGTTCGGCTCCATCCCGCTAAGTTCGACTCTCGGGGTGACGGAGGTTAAGTCCTCCCTCCGGGATTTCATCAGCGGCAAGGCGGCTTCCATATCGAAAATACTCACCCAGACCTCTGCCGAGCGGCTTTTTTTCGTTGATAACGGCATCGGGCGGCTAAATTTCACCGACAAGGGGCTCCGGCTGAAAAAAAACCTCATCAAAAGGCTTTCCCGGCTGGAAGTTGACGTGGTTATCCTGGACCTGGGCCAGCTTGCAGACCACATATCGTTTGATTATTTCCATCTTGCCGATCATTCGCTGCTTGTGGTGGAGCCATCCCCCGGCGGCGAAGAAATGGCGGTAAAACTGGCCGCCGACCTTTACCTGCGTTCGGTGGAGGCGGAATTCCGCGGCAGCGCCCAGGCGAAAAAGGCGGTGGCGGCGATGCGGGGACGTTCAAACAAGGATAACGGCCCCTTGGCAGCCGCCATGGAAAAGGCGATGGGGGCCAACAGCGACGTTTTGGAAAGACTTCGGGCAATCAAGGCTGGCACGGCGCTCAAATTCTTCGTCAACAAGGCGCGGGACAGGGAAGACATCGAGTTCGGGCTGCGGTTGAGGGACAATATCGCCTCCCGCACCGGAGTCGAGGCGGTGTACGCCGGCGCCGCCGCGCTGGACGAATCGTTGCGGCGCTTCCCGCCGGAACCTTCCGATAGTTCAATCCGCTCCTCCCGCGACTCTTTCATGATTTGCTCCGCGCATCTGGCCTCTGGCAAGGGGATATCGGCGGAAAGCCCGGCGATGGACCGTCTGGCCGGAATATTGGAAACGGCCAGGGACAATAATGGCGGCGCGCCGGAGCCGGATGGCCAGGCATCCTTGCGCGGGAAGGTGGCCCAGAGCCTGGAGGAGCATTTCGAGCGGAAAAAGTCCGAGCTTATCCAGCGCGTGGAAGCGGAAGTGAACGCCGTCCGGGCAAAGCTGAAAAAAGACCTGGAGAGCGAGAAAAGGAACGGCTCGGACAAGATGTCCAAGGACATGGCGGACGTTTACGGCCGAAGGCTTGCCATGCTCGAAGGGGCGATACTCTCGGAGAAAGACCGCCGCATGTCCGCGGTGGCGGAGGAAATCGCGGCGGAGCGGGCGCGCAGGCTGGCTGGAATAGACGGCGAGATAGAAGAAACCAAGCGGCTCAGGCTGACTTCGTTCGAGAAGGAAATGGCCTCCATGCGCCTGAATGCCGCCGCCGAGGTGGAGCGTTACAAGGACCTGCAAAGGGTGGCCTCCGAAAAGGAGATAGACGACCTGGCCGGAAGGCTGCGCAAGGAGGCCCATACCAACGCGCGCCGGGAGGTGGACAAGGTCCGCGAGGTGGTGTGGCAGGAGCTTGAGGAGGAGCGCAACCGCAAGATACTCTCCATCAAGGACGAAGCGCGCCGCCTTTACGAGGCGGAGCGGGACAACGCCATCGCCGAGGCGGCCGGGCTGAAAAACAGGCTCAAGGAGGAGGCGGGGGCTGAGGCAGCCGAGCTTCACCGGGAGATGGTGGAGGAAGCGCACCACGAGATCATGCGCCTTTCGGCTTTTTTTGACACGGAACAGGCCCGCACCGCCGCAGAGGCGTCCGGAAGGCTCGGTCGCAAGCTTTCCATCGAGCGGGACCGGCTTTATAACAAGCTGCAGAACGAGCTGGCTGCGTTGCGCCAGGCCGGATCGCAGGAAATGCTGAAACAGATCGGGCAGGAACGGTCCGCCAGGCTCGAGGAGATCGGGCGGGAGATAGAGGACATCCGCGACAAGGCTCGGGTGGAGGCCGGGGCGGCCGCCAGGGCCGAGGCCCAGACCGTGCGGGACAACCTCGCCCGCGCCATCGCCGCCAGGGAAGAAGATATCAAGCGGGAAATCGAACTCAAACGCGGTTCGATGACGCTGGACATGGAAAAAGAGGTGATGGAGTTCCGCGCAAGGCGGTTTGACGAAGTGCGCGGCGAAGTTGAGGAGCTTTACGAAAGGCTGACAAGCGAGCTTGGCGCGCGGCTCAAGGCCGAGGAAAGGGAAAAACTGGCCATAGTCGAGCAGACCCTCGATTCGATCAAACGTGAACGGGAAGCGGCCATGGAAAGCCTGTTCGCGGAGGAACGCAAGCTTAGGATGGAGGAACTTTCAAGGGAGACCGCGCGGCTGCGGCGCGAATCGGAGGAGAAGCTAAGCCAGGAGCTTTACGACATCAGGCGCGACTGGGCGGAGAAGACCGAGGCGGAGCTTTCATCCGCGCGGGCGTCTGGGCTGAAGATGGTGGAGCGCGAGGTGGCGGCGGAACGGGAACGCCGCATTTCCGAACTTTCCGGAATACTGCGCGAGGACGAGCGCGCGCTCAAGGAGGCCTTCGCCGTGAGGATGGCGGAAGAGGAAAAAGCGGCCAGGGAACGGCTTGTAAACCAGCTTGAGATGGAGCGGAGGCAGGTGGCGGCGGAGCTGGCGGCGGAAATGCGCCCCCGCATGATGCGCACGGAGATGGAATTCAAGGACAGGATCGAGGAGCGCAAGACCCAGGCGCTTGAGACCTTGAGGCGCGACATGGAGAACATCCGCGCCCGCCACGTGGAAAAGATCATAAAGTGGGAGCGCGAAGAGAAAGGGCGCAGGCTGGCCTTCATCGAGGCGAGGATACTCGAAGAGGAGACCGTGGCCAGGGAGATGATGAAAAACCGGCTCGCCGCCGAATACGAGACGGCGGCCGGAAGGATGAAGTCCACGCTGGAGCGGCGCAGGAAGTCTTCGCTGGAGACGCTTTCCGGGGAGCTTGAAAGGCGCAAAGAAGAGATCGCCGCGCGGGTCCGGCGGGAGCTTGAAACGGAGCGGGAGAAGCTCCGCGCCGCGATGACCGGGGATATTTCCGGGGCCAGGGAGCGCGGGATAAAGTCCCTAAGCCTGGAATTGGCCGAGGAACGGGACAGGATGCGCAAGGAAATGCAGATGGGCATGGACCATGAGCGCATCGAGCTTCGGCGCGAGATGTCCACGCAGATGGCCGAGGAGAAGGCCGGCAGGATGGATGCTCTGGAAAACGAGATCGGCGTGGCTGGCAAGGCGTTTGAAAAGCGTCTGGAGGAGCGCGGCAAGCGCGAATGGCGCAAGAAGGAGGAATGGCTCCGGTACGAGGCGAGCAGGCTCAAGCTTGAGCTTAAGGAAAAGATGGGGGCGGAGCTTGAGGCGGAGCGGTCGTCCCGCAGGAGGTCTTTCGAGGAAAAACTTTCCAAGGAGGCGGACGACACACTGCGGCGCGCCCGGCTGGAGGCCGAATTCGAGAAAGGGCGGCTTGAGCAGCGTTACCGGTCGGAGTTCGACTTGAAGCGGGCGAAGGCCCAGAAAATCCTGGACGCGGAATATGGCGCCAGGATGGAAGATATGGAAGCGAGGCTTAAATCGGGCATGGAAGCGGAAAGGAAAGCCCGGATCGAAAAGCTGGAGACCGAACTTGAGGACGTGCGGCGCGAAAAGGCGCTGCGCCTTGAAAAGCAGATGGCGCTGGAAAAGGCCAAGCTTCTGGACATCCTTGGCATGGAGATAAAGACCGAGGAGTACAAGCGCCGCCAGGAGCTTATCGCCGGGATAATGCAGAAGAAGGCGGAGCTGGACATCTCGTTCCAGAAAGAAAAGGAAAGCTATTTCGAACGGCTCAAGGACGAACTATGGCGCGACGCCCAATTGAACCGGGAGAGGTTCGACGAGGAGATCGGCAGGATAGCCAAGAGCCTGCGGCTCAACTGACCTGAAAATCTTTATATCCCATGGCTTGTTGGCAGGCTGAGCATCCGGCCGGCCTCCACAAACCGTTTGTCCAGGCTGTAAACTGTCTTGACCTTGTTGTTCGAACAGACCGCAAGATGGAGTGCGTCCCCCGCCCGGAGGCCACTTGCATATTTCTGGACAAAACTGCGCGCCAGCCTGAAATCACGGCCGTCCACAGGAAGGATTACAAACGACGCCCCTATCAAGGAGATAAATTCATTGTCGATCCTGGCGGCAGCTCCGCTTTCCAGACCGCCCATCCGGACCTCACGGGCCAGCAGGGAAGAGAATTCGACGAGCGTCCATTGGCTGACCGCCAATTCTCCAGCCTTAAGACGGGCGAAAAACCGCTCCACCTTCACGCTTGTTTCCTCTTGCATAAGAAGCGGGGCGACAAAGCTGGTGTCAAAATAGAGCATTAAAGACCTTCATCGCGCATTTGCCGGAGCAGTTTGACGCTTGCCTTGCTCCAGGCCGGCGCACGCTTCCGGAATTCCGCCAAAGAGGGCGGTTTTTTTTTGGGAGCCTCCACTGCCGAAAGCCGGGCGACCGGCTTGCCATGCCTGGTTATCACAACTTCCTCGCCCGACTCCGCCCGTTCAAGCAGGCCGCTCAATCCCGCCTTCGCCTTTGCGACGCTTATAGTGACCATGACGCTCAAAATAGAACCAATATTATGGTCAAATTATATACCATCTCCAGCGCGGCGCGGAGCTTTTCCATCAACCGGGACATCCGCGGACAAATAAAAAAAGGCCGCGCTTGACGCGCGGCCTTAAGGGCCTTTATACGGCTGATCGGCTATTTCGCGCCGAGCACGGCGTCCTTGCACGCCTTGGCCACGCGGAACTTCACCACTTTCTTGGCCGGGATCTTGATCACTTCGCCGGTGCGCGGGTTGCGCCCCTTGCGGGCCTTGCGGTTGACGAGCACAAGCTTGCCCAGGCCCGGCAGCGTGAAGCCGTTCTTGGCCTCCTTGTGGGCCAGCGCGGCCAGGTCATCAATGATCTGCGCGGCGAGCTTTTTTGTAAGTCCGGCCTTGGCGGCGACTGCGTCGGCGATCTGGGCCTTGGTCATCGGTTTTTTTCCAGCCATATAAACGGTCTCCTCTATTTCGTTGTGGCCATACGGAAATTTAAAGTTAGTGATTTTTATCAGAGTTTCCCTGACGATTCAACATAAAATTTGCGCCCCCCGCCCTCCCGCCGCGCCCTTCACCGGCTTTGCGCGAGGAAAAAATCTTCCCGCGCACCGCGGACGCGGTTTGGGATATAATAAATAACCCTGCGGTTTCATGAAGCGGGGGACGATTCACAGCCCATCATTCCAGGAGGAAAACGAGACATGACCGAGCCTGTCCAGGCCGCCGCGGCGGTCCAGGGTTTTTCCAAAGCCGACATCGAATCCCTCCGGGAATACCTGGCCGAAGCGGCCAAGGAACGAAAAAGCCTGCAGCTTCTGGTGGAATACGTCAGCAAGAACCAGGAGTCGCTGGAGAACAAGGCGGCCGCGTTCCGGGCGGTGGAGGAAAAGCTTGGCGCCGTAGAGTCCGTCTCCAGGGAGATGGACCGCAGGCTGGCCGAATTCCGCTCCGCCGAGTCCGCCATTTTCGACACCCGCGAAAAGGCCGGCGACGTGATGGAGCTTCTCGTGCGCAACAAGAAGGACATCGAGTCGGTAAACAAGCTCGTCGAGCATATCAACTCCAAGATAAAGTCCCTTTCGCTCCAGCGGGTGGTGGTGGAGCGGGCCAACGAGGAGGCGGGCAAGCTCAACGTTCTGTTCTGGGACATGGAGGCGAAGATCAAGCGGCTTTCGGAGGAGAACAAGCTGGTCCGCAAGTCCGAGAAGAACATAGTGCGCCTTGAGAACATGCTGGAGGCCATCTCCGGGCGGATGGAGAGCGTGGAAAAATTCAAGGAGCTGATCGTCCAGGCGGACGAGCGCACAGGCTCGATGAAAAAGCTCATCGGCGACGTGGACGGGAAGATGGAGCTGATGAACGCCCACCGCCAGTCCGTGGAGAACTTCACATCGGAGATCAGGAGCGGCAAAGAGGCCGTGGAAGGGATGCACGGGGCGCTGGACGACCTTGCGCGCCAGCGTGTGCTCGTCGGCGAGACGCAAAGGGAGGTGGCCAGCCTGCTGCACGACATGAACAGCCTGCGGGTGGAGATGCGCAACGTGCTGGCCAGGGAGGAGCAGGTGGCCAAGGTCACCGCCAGGCTATCGGAGCTGGACACGGCCGCCGCCGGCGTGGAGGCCAACCTTTCAAGGATAAAGGACGAGAAAAAGCGGGCCGAGGAGACGGAGGCCAAGGTGGTGGAGCTAAACGGCATCCTGCGCGACTCGGTGGAGGAGAAGATAAAGACCACGCTGGAGCAGGCGCGCCTTGTGGAGGCGATGCAAAAGGACATGGACAGGTTCTACGCATCCGCCGAGCAGATGGAAGGCAAGCTTGGCAAGTTCCGGGAGGACGTGAAGATCGCCGGGGACATCGAGGCGGGGCTGGCCAAATTCGAGGACATGTTCGATTCGGTGAACAGGCGGATGGAGGAGCTTTCGCAGCGGCGCAACATGGTGGAGCAGGTGGAGAACAAGATCAACTCGCTCAACGACATGGTGCTAAACCTGGACGTGAAGATGGAAAACCAGCTGGAGCGGCGCGGGCTCGTGGAAAAGCTGGAGAAAAAGCTGGAAGGGCTGGACTTCTTCATCGAGGACGCCAATTTCAAGATAGACAAGGTGTCCAAGAAGGTGGAGTTCGTGGAGACGCTGGACAGGAAAATCGAGTCGTTCCGGGAGATGACCTCGTCGCTGGAGGACAGGATATTGAACCTGGCCAAGGAAAAGGCGGCGGTGGACGCGGCGGAGGCCAGGCTCAAGTCGCTGTACGGACGGCTTGCGGAGACGGAAGGGCAGATCGGGCGCAAGCTGGAGGAAATAGACACCGGCGCCCTCAAGCTTGCGGAAGTGGAGAGCGTCACAAGCCGGGTGGAGCCTGCGATCGTAAAAGCGCAGAACCAGCTGGACGAGGCGGCGGCGATAGTGCGCCAGAGCCAGACGGTGCGGGAGAACGTGGAAGGGATGGCCGGAAAACTTATGGACGTGGAAGGCCGGCTCAAGGTGGTGAGCGCCCAGGAGGAGAAGATAGTGGAGCTGGAAAAGAAGCTTTCCTACCTGAACTCCATCCACGAGACCATCGAGGAGAGGATAACCGGGCTGCAAGCCTCCGAAGAGCGGGTGAAAATGACCTCCGAGCAGGTGGCGGGGCTTTCGACCATGCTAAAGGACATCCAGACGCAGCGCGACACGCTGGACAGGGACAAGGAGAGCCTCAAGAGCGTATCGTCGAAGATATCGTCGATAAACGAGCTGATGGCCGAGGAAGAGTCGAAGATGGACAGGCTCACCTCCAGGCTTTCCATCATGGGAAGGATGGAGCAGCGCCTCAACGACCTGAACATACTGTCGGAGGACGTGAAGGCCAAGGTGTCGGCGCTGATGGACGAGGAGCGCACCATAGAGAAGGCCGGCCAGCAGATCGTGGAGCTCAAGTTCCTGCTCGGAGAAATAGAAAAGAAGCTAAACGACTATTTCAACCTCAAAGGCCAGGGGTGACACAGGTTGTTCCCGGGGCCGCATAGCGTTTCGCCATGATAAAGATCGTCACCGCAGCCCAGATGCGGGAAATCGACCGGCGCGCCATCGGGGAAACGGGAGTGCCCGGCTCCACTCTGATGGAAAACGCCGGGCTGGCGGTGGTGAAGACGATACGGGACAGGATCCCGGACCTTCGCAAAGTCCGGGTGAACATCTTCGCGGGCAAAGGGAACAACGGCGGGGACGGCTTTGTGACCGCCCGCCACCTTCTGAACATGGGGGCGGAGCCCACGGTGTTCCTCGCCACGCATAAAGACGAGGTCAAGGGGGACGCGAAGCTTAACTTGGACGCCTTCGCGGCCATGGGGGGCCGGGTGAAAGAGTTCACCTCCGAAAAGCACATCCACAACTTTAAACTCAAGTTCATGCACACCACCGTGGTGGTGGACGCTTTATTCGGGACCGGGCTGACATCGGCCGTCACCGGTTTTTTCACCGAAATACTGGACGTGATGAACGGCCAGGGGAAACTTAAGGTGGCGGTGGACATCCCGTCGGGGGTGAACGCGGACAGCGGGGTGATCCCCGGCGCCCATTTTACGGCGGACGTGACGGTGACTTTCGGCCTGCCGAAAATCGGGCTTGTCACCTACCCTGCCCGAGCCGCCGCGGGAGAACTTGTCATCGCGGACATCTCGATCCCGCGCAAGGTGCTCGAGGAATCGCCATTCGCCGCGCTATTGCCGGAAATCGCGGACATAAAGCGTATGCTGCCCAAAAGAGCGATGGACGGCCACAAGGGGACTTTCGGGCATTTATTGATAGGCGCAGGGTCCACCGGGATGGGGGGGGCGGCGGCCTTATGCTCGCTTGCCGCGTTGCGCATGGGGACCGGGCTTGTGACAGCGGCGCTCCCCTCAGGCCTTGTGGGGCCGTTTGAGACCGGCGTGATGGAGGTGATCGCAAGACCGCTTGCGCAGACCGAAAGCGGCTCCATCGCCTCGGATGCGGCGGACATTTTCATACAGGCCGCTGGCGCCATGCAGGCCGTTATATTAGGCCCGGGTCTTTCCACACATCCCTCCACCGCAGCGTTCGCAAAGCGGGCCGTGGCGGAAATCGAGGCGCCGATGGTGGTGGACGCGGACGGATTAAACTGCCTCGGGCATGGGGCGGACATCATAAAAAACCGGACGGCTCCGACGGTCATCACCCCCCATCCCGGGGAGATGGCCCGGCTCACCGGGGCCGGCGTTGATGAAATACAATCGGACAGGATCGGCGCGGCATTGGCCCTTGCCGGGCAAAGCGGGGCGGTGGTGGTCCTTAAAGGGGCCGGGACGGTGATCGCCACGCCGGACGGAAAAGCTTATGTGAACCCAACAGGAAACCACGGCCTGGCCTGCGCCGGGACCGGGGACGTGCTCGCCGGCATGATAGGGGGGCTACTGGCGCAAGGAGTCAATGCGGAGAACGCCGCCGTGGCGGGGGTTTACCTGCACGGGCTTGCCGCGGACATTTTCGCAAAGGAGCATGGCGATCCCCGGGGCCTCATCGCCTCCGACCTTATAAAACTTCTTCCAGACGTATTTGGGAGGTTGTAATCCGCGCGAAGCTGGATTAGCATAATGGACACGATAATCGGGAAAAACAGAGGCGGCTCCCATCCGCCGGAAAACACCATGGCCGGAAAATATTTCAGATGAGCACGCAACAGGAAATCCTGCTGGAAAGCGGAACAAACGAATTCGAGATAGTCGAGTTCGTCATCGCAAACCAAAGCTACGGGGTGAACGTGGCCAAGGTGCGGGAGATCATCCAGTATGACGCCAAGGCGGTGACCCAACTGCCGGAAAACCACCCTTCCATGCTGGGGCTTTACTTCCTGCGGGGAGACACTTTCCCGCTGATAGACCTTAGCGTCACCCTCAAGGTGGACAAGGAAAAGCAGCCGGCGCGGCAGGTGATTTTGGTGTGCGAGTTCAACGCACTTGTGAACGGATTCCTGGTGGACGGGGTGCGGCAGATCCGCCGCTGCTCCTGGGAGGACGTAAAGCCGGTGACCACCTTCCAGAGCCAGTACCGGCCGATGGTCACAAGCACCGTGCATATAGAGGACCGGCAGATACTGATCCTGGACCTGGAGCACATAATATCGGTGATATACCCGGACACGGGGGTAACATTTGACGAGGAGAAGCTTCCACCAAAGGAGATCAGCCGTGGCGAGGCGCGGCTTGTGATCGCGGAGGACTCGCCGCTGATACGGGAGGCGATAATCAAGATACTGCGCAAGGTGGGCTACGCGAACGCGCAGGTGTTCACCAACGGCAAGGACGCTTTCGACGAGGTGACCCGTGTCAAACGCAGCGCCGACGAGGCGGGGGTGGACATCAGCGAGATGCTCAACGGGGTGATAACCGACATCGAGATGCCCCAGATGGACGGGCTGACTTTTTGCAAAAGGGTGCGCACGGAGCTTAACCTGCCCAACCTGCCGGTTATAATGTTCTCCTCGATGATAAACGAGCAGATGGCCGCCAAGTGCCGGGACGTGGGGGCCAACGCATTCACCACCAAGCCGCAGACCAGCCACCTTGTGGAAATAATAGACTACTACTGCCTGAAGAAGTGAGGCCGGGAGGCTCCGGAACGGCGCATCATCGAGGTCATCTCTCTTGTCAGCCCCAGCAAACAAAAAAACCGCCGATCCGAAAAGACCGGCGGCCAAAAAGTCTTTAGCGCAAGACCCTACACTTTAAGCTGGGCCACCGATTTCTTCACAGCGTCCGCCGAGCGGCGCAATTCCGCCTGTTCCTCGACGGTGAGTTTCAGGTCTATGATCTTCTCGATCCCGTTCCAGTTGAGCTTCACCGGGACGCCCATGAATATGCCGTCCAGGCCGTATTCCCCTTCAAGGTACGCGGCGGCGGCCACAATCCTGTTCTTCTCCAGGATGATGGACTCCACCATGTTCACAACCGACGACGCCGGGGCGTAAAAGGCCGATCCGGTCTTGAGCAGCTTTACTATCTCGCCGCCTCCCTGCCTGGTGCGTTCCACCATGGCGTCTATCTTGGCTTTTGACAAAAGCTCCGTGATCGGTATCCCCGCCACCGACGAAAGCCGGGGCATGGGCACCATGTCCTCCCCGTGAAGGCCGAGCACCGTTGCGTGCACGTCCTCGTTGGAGACGCCAAGCTCCATGGCGATAAAAGAGCGGAACCGGGTGGAGTCCAGCACCCCGGCCATACCCACGATCCTGTGCTTGGGCAGCCCGGAATATTTCATGGCCACCCAGGCCATGGTGTCCAGCGGGTTTGTGACCACGATCATAAAGCAGTTGGGGGAGTATTTTTTCACCTGTTCGGCGCAGCTTTTCACGATCCCGGCGTTGATGTCGCGCAGGTCTTCCCGGGTCATCCCCGGTTTTCGCGCCACGCCGGCGGTCATCACCACCACGTCGGAGTTGGCCGTCTCCTCATAGGAGTTTGTGCCCACGATGTTGCAGTCGAAATTCTCCAGCGGCGCGGACTCCATAAGGTCGAGCCCCTTCCCCTGCGGCACCCCCTCCACAACGTCCACAAGGCAGACGTTGCCGAGTTTCTTGTACGCCAGAAGCTGGGCCGTTGTGGCGCCCACGTTGCCAGCCCCGATCACCGTTATCTTTTTCTTCGACATCGGATCATCCTTGCAAGTTGTCAATAACCGCGCCGCCCGCATCGCCCCGGACGGCGGAAAAAACGGCCCCTCTTACCCGTTGGAGGCCCGGGACGCGGCCCAGGTGAGCAACCCGCCAGCCTTTATCACCTCCAGGTCCCGCCCACCCATCGAGTGCTTCA
This DNA window, taken from Nitrospinota bacterium, encodes the following:
- the kdsA gene encoding 3-deoxy-8-phosphooctulonate synthase — encoded protein: MNVSLPSFNVTFGADLPFVFIGGPCVIESEDHALATAQTLKNITSRLSIPFVYKSSYDKANRSSGNSFRGVGMAEGLRILEKVRAEINVPVLSDIHSPVEAIMLGDVLDILQIPAFLCRQTDLLIAAGETGKVVNIKKGQFLAPWDMVNNIEKVKSTGNDKVLVTERGTTFGYNTLVTDMGSLHEMSKFGAPVIFDAGHSVQRPGGLGASTGGNRELIPVLARAAIGARVAGVFLETHPDPANAPCDGPNMWPMGELEGLLVQLKRIDEVVKSL
- a CDS encoding type II toxin-antitoxin system VapC family toxin, whose protein sequence is MLYFDTSFVAPLLMQEETSVKVERFFARLKAGELAVSQWTLVEFSSLLAREVRMGGLESGAAARIDNEFISLIGASFVILPVDGRDFRLARSFVQKYASGLRAGDALHLAVCSNNKVKTVYSLDKRFVEAGRMLSLPTSHGI
- a CDS encoding type II toxin-antitoxin system prevent-host-death family antitoxin translates to MVTISVAKAKAGLSGLLERAESGEEVVITRHGKPVARLSAVEAPKKKPPSLAEFRKRAPAWSKASVKLLRQMRDEGL
- a CDS encoding HU family DNA-binding protein: MAGKKPMTKAQIADAVAAKAGLTKKLAAQIIDDLAALAHKEAKNGFTLPGLGKLVLVNRKARKGRNPRTGEVIKIPAKKVVKFRVAKACKDAVLGAK
- a CDS encoding NAD(P)H-hydrate dehydratase; protein product: MIKIVTAAQMREIDRRAIGETGVPGSTLMENAGLAVVKTIRDRIPDLRKVRVNIFAGKGNNGGDGFVTARHLLNMGAEPTVFLATHKDEVKGDAKLNLDAFAAMGGRVKEFTSEKHIHNFKLKFMHTTVVVDALFGTGLTSAVTGFFTEILDVMNGQGKLKVAVDIPSGVNADSGVIPGAHFTADVTVTFGLPKIGLVTYPARAAAGELVIADISIPRKVLEESPFAALLPEIADIKRMLPKRAMDGHKGTFGHLLIGAGSTGMGGAAALCSLAALRMGTGLVTAALPSGLVGPFETGVMEVIARPLAQTESGSIASDAADIFIQAAGAMQAVILGPGLSTHPSTAAFAKRAVAEIEAPMVVDADGLNCLGHGADIIKNRTAPTVITPHPGEMARLTGAGVDEIQSDRIGAALALAGQSGAVVVLKGAGTVIATPDGKAYVNPTGNHGLACAGTGDVLAGMIGGLLAQGVNAENAAVAGVYLHGLAADIFAKEHGDPRGLIASDLIKLLPDVFGRL
- a CDS encoding chemotaxis protein CheV translates to MSTQQEILLESGTNEFEIVEFVIANQSYGVNVAKVREIIQYDAKAVTQLPENHPSMLGLYFLRGDTFPLIDLSVTLKVDKEKQPARQVILVCEFNALVNGFLVDGVRQIRRCSWEDVKPVTTFQSQYRPMVTSTVHIEDRQILILDLEHIISVIYPDTGVTFDEEKLPPKEISRGEARLVIAEDSPLIREAIIKILRKVGYANAQVFTNGKDAFDEVTRVKRSADEAGVDISEMLNGVITDIEMPQMDGLTFCKRVRTELNLPNLPVIMFSSMINEQMAAKCRDVGANAFTTKPQTSHLVEIIDYYCLKK
- the mdh gene encoding malate dehydrogenase translates to MSKKKITVIGAGNVGATTAQLLAYKKLGNVCLVDVVEGVPQGKGLDLMESAPLENFDCNIVGTNSYEETANSDVVVMTAGVARKPGMTREDLRDINAGIVKSCAEQVKKYSPNCFMIVVTNPLDTMAWVAMKYSGLPKHRIVGMAGVLDSTRFRSFIAMELGVSNEDVHATVLGLHGEDMVPMPRLSSVAGIPITELLSKAKIDAMVERTRQGGGEIVKLLKTGSAFYAPASSVVNMVESIILEKNRIVAAAAYLEGEYGLDGIFMGVPVKLNWNGIEKIIDLKLTVEEQAELRRSADAVKKSVAQLKV